The following proteins are co-located in the Spirosoma montaniterrae genome:
- a CDS encoding M1 family metallopeptidase — MQKIILLIVALTTLAQTASAQSGQVPTQNANSRFEQLGSLLPTPNTFRTASGAPGKDYFQNRADYDIKVELDDQKQRIIASETITYLNNSTDALRYIWLQLDQNLFRPDADGNTARTNSINAERGASPAQLDPGANLRGKNYGHSITSIRDAAGKSLPYRINQTMMRIDLPTPVQPGKSVTFSIDWNFTIVDADATNARSGYEYFPKDGNYVYEMAQWFPRLCAYNDVTGWQNKQFLGQGEFTLIFGNYKVAITAPNDHVVGATGELQNPAQVLTATQIARWNSAKGRGNKPGENPIAIVTQAEAEAAEKGKPTGKKTWIYKASNVRDFAFASSRKFIWDALQPTVEGKPVWAMSLYPKEANPLWGQYSTRLVAHTLRSYSRRTFAYPYPVAYSVHGPVGGMEYPMMSFNGARPEPDGTYSVNTKNFLIQVVIHEVGHNFFPMIVNSDERQWSWMDEGLNSFLEGLACLEWDPNFPARGIEPQYIVPYMQLDAASQVPIMSSSDNILPNTFGPNAYSKPATALNILRETVMGRDLFDYAFKEYARRWAFKSPEPADFFRTLEDASGVDLDWFWKGWFYGTEAVDQELLDVDWFQPSSQNPEVAKAEARTAAQRRLNTISRQRDAATKDQTVVAQDSTMTDFYNRYDPYAVTEADKKRYQDYLATLSEEERKTLASSSQTHYYTLSVKNKGGLPMPVIIRMQFEDGTDSVARFPAEIWRFNDVSVKKVIATSKKVTQWTLDPYREIADIHPENNNFPVIAEPTRFQLFKQRGNAGTQTPNPMQQQRQNQPANRPAVQGSGRN, encoded by the coding sequence ATGCAAAAGATAATTCTGCTGATTGTGGCCCTGACTACATTAGCACAAACAGCCTCGGCGCAGTCAGGTCAGGTCCCTACCCAGAACGCCAACTCGCGCTTCGAGCAGCTCGGCTCCCTCTTGCCCACGCCCAACACCTTCCGTACTGCGTCGGGCGCACCCGGCAAAGACTATTTCCAGAACCGGGCCGACTACGACATCAAGGTTGAACTCGATGACCAGAAACAGCGCATTATTGCCTCAGAAACTATTACTTACCTCAATAACTCGACCGACGCGCTTCGGTATATCTGGCTACAGCTCGATCAGAACCTGTTCCGACCCGACGCCGATGGTAACACCGCCCGCACCAATAGCATCAATGCCGAACGGGGAGCATCGCCCGCACAACTCGACCCAGGTGCCAACCTGCGCGGCAAAAATTATGGGCATAGCATTACCTCCATACGCGATGCTGCTGGCAAGTCGCTGCCCTATCGTATCAATCAGACCATGATGCGTATCGACTTGCCCACGCCTGTTCAGCCCGGCAAGTCGGTTACGTTTTCTATTGACTGGAATTTTACTATTGTTGATGCCGATGCAACCAACGCCCGGTCGGGTTATGAGTATTTTCCGAAAGATGGTAATTACGTGTATGAGATGGCTCAGTGGTTTCCACGCTTGTGTGCCTACAATGATGTAACGGGCTGGCAGAACAAGCAATTTCTGGGACAGGGTGAGTTCACGCTCATCTTTGGCAACTACAAAGTAGCCATTACTGCCCCGAACGACCATGTTGTGGGAGCCACCGGCGAATTACAAAACCCGGCGCAGGTGCTGACGGCCACGCAGATTGCCCGCTGGAACAGTGCCAAAGGCCGGGGCAACAAACCGGGCGAAAACCCGATAGCCATTGTTACGCAGGCCGAGGCTGAAGCCGCCGAAAAAGGTAAGCCTACTGGCAAAAAAACCTGGATTTACAAGGCCAGCAACGTGCGCGACTTTGCTTTTGCCAGCAGCCGCAAATTTATCTGGGACGCCCTACAGCCAACCGTTGAAGGTAAACCCGTTTGGGCGATGTCGCTCTACCCAAAAGAAGCCAACCCGCTCTGGGGGCAATATTCGACCCGGCTCGTGGCCCACACGCTACGGTCCTACTCGCGCCGGACGTTTGCCTATCCATACCCCGTAGCCTACTCCGTACATGGCCCGGTGGGCGGCATGGAATACCCGATGATGAGTTTCAACGGTGCCCGCCCCGAACCCGATGGCACCTATTCTGTAAACACCAAAAACTTTTTGATTCAGGTAGTCATCCACGAAGTAGGCCACAATTTCTTCCCCATGATCGTTAACTCCGACGAACGACAGTGGTCGTGGATGGACGAGGGGCTGAACAGCTTTCTGGAAGGTTTGGCGTGTTTAGAATGGGACCCCAACTTTCCGGCGCGGGGTATCGAACCGCAATACATTGTGCCATATATGCAGCTCGATGCGGCTTCGCAAGTTCCCATCATGAGCAGTTCAGACAATATTCTGCCCAATACGTTTGGACCAAACGCCTACAGCAAACCGGCCACGGCGTTGAACATTCTGCGCGAGACCGTCATGGGCCGCGACCTCTTCGACTACGCCTTCAAAGAATACGCCCGCCGGTGGGCCTTCAAAAGCCCCGAACCCGCCGACTTCTTCCGCACCCTCGAAGACGCGTCGGGCGTCGATCTGGACTGGTTCTGGAAAGGCTGGTTCTACGGCACCGAAGCCGTCGATCAGGAACTGCTCGACGTCGACTGGTTTCAGCCCAGCAGCCAGAACCCCGAAGTCGCCAAAGCCGAGGCCCGCACCGCAGCCCAGCGCAGGCTCAACACCATCAGCCGCCAGCGCGATGCGGCCACCAAAGACCAGACCGTCGTCGCCCAGGACAGCACCATGACCGACTTCTACAACCGCTACGACCCCTACGCCGTGACCGAGGCCGACAAAAAACGCTATCAGGACTATCTGGCAACGCTGAGCGAGGAGGAGCGCAAGACGCTGGCGAGCAGCAGCCAGACCCACTACTACACGCTCTCGGTGAAGAACAAGGGGGGTCTGCCCATGCCGGTCATTATTCGGATGCAGTTTGAAGATGGCACGGATTCGGTGGCGCGGTTTCCGGCGGAGATCTGGCGGTTCAACGATGTGTCGGTCAAGAAGGTGATCGCCACCAGCAAGAAAGTCACCCAGTGGACGCTCGACCCCTATCGCGAAATTGCTGATATTCACCCGGAGAACAACAATTTCCCCGTCATTGCCGAACCCACACGTTTCCAGTTGTTCAAGCAGCGCGGTAATGCCGGTACGCAGACGCCTAACCCGATGCAACAGCAACGACAGAACCAACCCGCCAACCGACCCGCCGTGCAGGGCAGTGGCCGAAATTAA
- a CDS encoding ExbD/TolR family protein gives MPAVKVKRASSAVDMTAMCDVAFLLLTFFILTAQFRAQDAATIETPSSISGIKVPDKDIMTIGLDRDGKVYFGIDNQQYRMAMLDNIATAKGISFSDKEKKEFALMSNFGMPINQLKSFLSLSHEQMGKIKQPGIPTDSTGAAASNELKDWVFNARKANNNLRIALKGDNLAKFPAFKNVLATLQAQNINKFNLITGTEAPPAGWKAD, from the coding sequence ATGCCAGCAGTTAAAGTAAAACGTGCCAGTTCGGCGGTCGATATGACGGCGATGTGCGACGTGGCGTTCCTGTTGTTGACGTTCTTTATTCTGACAGCTCAATTTCGGGCGCAGGATGCCGCCACCATCGAAACCCCCTCGTCTATTTCCGGTATCAAAGTTCCCGACAAGGACATTATGACCATTGGCCTGGACAGAGACGGAAAAGTATACTTTGGTATCGATAACCAGCAATACCGTATGGCTATGCTGGACAACATCGCTACCGCAAAAGGTATCTCGTTCTCCGACAAGGAAAAGAAAGAGTTCGCGCTGATGTCGAACTTCGGTATGCCCATCAATCAGTTAAAGTCGTTCCTTAGTCTCAGCCATGAGCAGATGGGGAAAATTAAGCAGCCTGGTATCCCAACCGATTCAACGGGTGCCGCTGCATCGAACGAGCTGAAAGACTGGGTATTTAACGCACGCAAAGCCAATAATAACCTGCGGATTGCTTTAAAAGGTGACAACCTTGCTAAGTTTCCTGCATTCAAAAACGTGTTGGCTACGCTTCAGGCTCAGAACATCAACAAGTTCAACCTGATTACGGGAACAGAGGCTCCACCAGCGGGCTGGAAAGCAGACTAA
- a CDS encoding energy transducer TonB, protein MAENPNTATLDDIVFANRNKAYGAYDLRKGYSRTVTRALIIGGVVFTLGVLAPTIITALTPEPEEQAMVEVDLMKLPPPPIDPNEPPPPPPPPVELPKVNTVKFLPPEVKPDEEVPEETPPPAVEELKEAVAAEKTQEGDPNAEEVIAAPEASAAPTKVEVAVEAAPKEEEIFTVVEQQPEFPGGMAALGQFLGKNLRYPAAAQRANVSGRVFVSFVVNTDGSIQDVQVLKGLGFGTDEEAQRVVKSMPKWRPGKQSGRPVRVKYNLPINFTLE, encoded by the coding sequence ATGGCAGAAAATCCAAACACCGCAACACTCGATGATATTGTGTTTGCGAACCGGAACAAGGCGTATGGTGCCTATGATCTTCGGAAAGGCTACTCCAGAACTGTTACGCGTGCCCTGATTATAGGCGGTGTAGTGTTTACACTGGGTGTACTGGCTCCGACGATTATTACCGCGTTGACGCCTGAGCCGGAAGAACAGGCAATGGTTGAAGTAGACTTAATGAAGCTTCCACCGCCACCTATCGATCCGAACGAACCACCGCCACCACCACCACCGCCGGTTGAGTTGCCGAAAGTGAACACGGTGAAGTTCTTGCCGCCCGAAGTGAAACCCGACGAGGAAGTGCCGGAAGAAACACCGCCACCAGCCGTTGAAGAACTGAAAGAGGCCGTTGCCGCTGAGAAAACGCAGGAAGGTGATCCAAACGCTGAAGAAGTAATTGCCGCCCCTGAAGCCAGTGCAGCGCCTACCAAGGTTGAGGTTGCCGTTGAAGCCGCTCCGAAAGAAGAGGAAATCTTCACCGTAGTAGAACAGCAGCCTGAATTTCCGGGTGGCATGGCTGCTTTAGGCCAGTTCTTAGGTAAAAACCTGCGGTATCCGGCAGCCGCTCAGCGGGCCAACGTATCGGGTCGGGTATTTGTAAGCTTCGTTGTTAACACCGACGGTAGTATTCAGGATGTGCAGGTACTGAAAGGGCTTGGCTTCGGAACGGATGAAGAAGCTCAGCGCGTAGTGAAAAGTATGCCGAAATGGCGTCCGGGTAAACAGTCGGGACGTCCGGTTCGGGTGAAATACAACCTGCCGATTAACTTCACGCTGGAATAA
- a CDS encoding PstS family phosphate ABC transporter substrate-binding protein — translation MIRNTLVSVCLLTGLLACSNEKALDNPSRGSIVVTADESLRPLVTQLTSAYSGIYPDAHFTVVFKPEQEAINQMLKDSARIVFASRPLRPNEQAVLNQKKIKGATTKIATDGVALIINRANTDSLITMSQLQGIFAGQISQWSQLKGGNQPGPITLVFDNDNSSNLDFVLTKFNVKDVKGLRIFTTRSNREVIEFVRKNPSALGFIGVNWISDGDEPLTAELSRDLRVMGVSDKPNPEKRADYYQPFQEDLGMMRYPLRRPVYVLSRETHPGLGGGLVNYVVRDAGSLIIYKLGLWPTIPYNREVNLTK, via the coding sequence ATGATTAGAAATACGTTAGTCTCCGTTTGCCTGCTCACTGGGCTGCTCGCCTGCTCAAACGAGAAAGCATTAGACAACCCCTCGCGGGGGTCGATAGTAGTGACTGCAGATGAATCACTGCGACCGCTGGTGACTCAACTGACTTCGGCTTATTCTGGCATTTACCCTGATGCTCATTTCACGGTAGTGTTTAAACCTGAACAGGAGGCTATCAATCAAATGCTCAAAGACAGTGCCCGCATTGTTTTTGCAAGCCGACCCCTTCGTCCGAACGAACAGGCTGTATTGAATCAAAAGAAAATAAAAGGGGCTACTACCAAGATTGCCACCGATGGTGTAGCACTGATTATCAATCGGGCCAACACCGACAGTCTGATCACGATGAGTCAGTTGCAGGGCATTTTTGCCGGGCAAATCAGCCAGTGGTCGCAGCTTAAAGGTGGTAATCAGCCAGGGCCGATTACGCTTGTGTTCGACAATGACAATTCCAGTAATCTGGACTTTGTGTTGACCAAGTTTAACGTGAAAGACGTGAAAGGCTTGCGAATTTTTACGACCCGGTCGAATCGGGAAGTCATTGAGTTTGTGCGGAAAAACCCGTCGGCACTGGGTTTTATTGGTGTAAACTGGATCAGTGATGGCGACGAGCCGCTTACGGCAGAGCTATCGCGCGATTTGCGGGTTATGGGCGTATCAGACAAGCCAAATCCTGAAAAACGTGCTGATTATTATCAGCCTTTTCAGGAAGATTTAGGCATGATGCGTTATCCGCTGCGCCGTCCGGTCTATGTACTGAGTCGTGAAACGCACCCTGGTTTAGGAGGAGGTCTTGTTAATTATGTGGTTCGCGATGCGGGTTCGCTCATAATCTATAAATTAGGTTTATGGCCCACGATACCATATAATCGAGAAGTAAACCTAACTAAATAA
- a CDS encoding M1 family metallopeptidase, whose product MKNRLLIACAVFLTGTAALAQPGQAPTQNANSRFEQLGSVLPTPNTFRTASGAPGKDYFQNRADYDIKVELDDAQQKIIGSETVTYYNNSTDVLPYIWLQLDQNLFAKGSTGSVTRTGGVNENGMSFSQLQNLTSVRERSQQQASDKYGYTITAVTDGKTRSPLKYTINQTMMRIDLPAPLRPGGSYSFNIDWNYFVTEYYGRSGMEFFPTDGNYNYFIAHWFPRLCAYNDVTGWQNKQFLGQGEFTLIFGNYKAAITVPADFVVGATGECQNYKQVLNATQQKRLAQAANSKTPVVIVTQDEAVAAEKTKAGGTTAKKTWVYKADNVRDFAFTASRRFIWDAMQTDVYGDGRKIWSMSFYSKEGNPLWGQYSTRVVEHTLKSYGNRTIKYPYPVAISCHATPGGGMEYPMISFNGGRPEPDGTYSEQVKYGMIGVIIHEVGHNFFPMIVNSDERQWTWMDEGLNTFCQYLAEKEWDYNYPTRRGEPQQIVDYMKSDKAVLSPIMTSSDNVISLGPNAYAKPATALNILRETVMGRDLFDYAFKEYARRWAFKSPEPADFFRTLEDASGVDLDWFWKGWFYGTEAVDQELLDVDWFQPSSQNPEVAKAEARTAAQRRLNTISRQRDAATKDQTVIAQDSTMTDFYNRYDPYAVTEADKKRYQDYLATLSEEERKTLASSSQTHYYTLSVKNKGGLPMPVIIRMQFEDGTDSVARFPAEIWRFNDVSVKKVIATSKKVTQWTLDPYQEIADIDTENNAFPRVSQPTRFQLFKQRSNPFAPQGPNPMQQQRQATGATPPARQGSGRN is encoded by the coding sequence ATGAAGAATCGTTTGCTAATTGCCTGTGCTGTTTTTCTGACAGGCACCGCTGCCCTGGCACAGCCGGGTCAGGCTCCCACCCAAAACGCCAACTCGCGCTTCGAGCAGCTTGGCTCCGTCTTGCCCACGCCCAACACCTTCCGTACTGCGTCGGGCGCACCCGGCAAAGACTATTTCCAGAACCGGGCCGACTACGACATCAAGGTTGAACTCGACGATGCCCAGCAGAAAATCATTGGTTCTGAAACCGTTACGTATTATAACAACTCGACCGATGTTTTGCCGTACATCTGGCTGCAACTCGATCAGAATCTATTCGCCAAGGGTTCAACGGGCAGCGTAACGCGCACGGGTGGCGTCAATGAAAACGGTATGAGTTTTTCGCAGTTGCAGAATCTTACCTCCGTGCGGGAGCGTAGTCAGCAACAGGCGTCTGACAAGTACGGATACACCATTACTGCCGTCACGGATGGCAAAACACGCAGTCCGCTCAAGTATACAATCAACCAAACCATGATGCGGATTGACCTGCCAGCACCCCTGCGGCCCGGAGGCAGTTACTCGTTTAACATTGACTGGAACTACTTTGTGACAGAGTATTATGGTCGTTCGGGTATGGAGTTCTTCCCGACAGATGGCAACTATAATTATTTCATCGCCCACTGGTTTCCGCGCTTATGCGCCTACAACGACGTAACGGGCTGGCAGAATAAGCAATTTCTGGGACAGGGCGAATTCACGCTTATCTTCGGTAATTACAAAGCGGCCATCACTGTTCCTGCCGACTTTGTGGTTGGGGCAACCGGCGAGTGTCAGAACTACAAACAGGTCTTGAATGCTACGCAGCAAAAGCGTCTGGCGCAGGCGGCCAACTCGAAAACACCGGTTGTAATTGTTACGCAGGACGAGGCTGTTGCTGCCGAAAAAACAAAAGCGGGCGGCACTACTGCAAAAAAGACCTGGGTTTATAAAGCCGACAATGTGCGCGATTTTGCCTTTACAGCCAGCCGCAGATTTATCTGGGACGCCATGCAGACCGATGTATATGGCGATGGGCGAAAAATCTGGAGCATGTCTTTTTATTCGAAAGAAGGAAATCCGCTCTGGGGGCAATATTCGACCCGCGTTGTTGAACATACGTTGAAATCGTACGGCAATCGGACGATCAAATACCCCTACCCTGTTGCTATCTCATGCCACGCCACACCGGGTGGTGGTATGGAGTATCCGATGATTTCTTTCAACGGTGGTCGGCCCGAACCCGATGGCACCTACTCGGAGCAGGTTAAGTACGGCATGATCGGCGTAATCATCCACGAAGTGGGCCACAATTTCTTCCCCATGATCGTTAACTCCGACGAACGGCAGTGGACCTGGATGGACGAGGGGCTGAACACGTTCTGTCAGTATCTGGCCGAAAAAGAGTGGGATTACAACTATCCTACCCGACGCGGTGAGCCGCAACAGATTGTCGATTACATGAAATCTGACAAGGCGGTGCTTTCACCGATAATGACTTCGTCTGACAATGTCATCAGTCTTGGCCCGAATGCCTACGCCAAACCGGCCACGGCGTTGAACATTCTGCGCGAGACCGTCATGGGCCGCGACCTCTTCGACTACGCCTTCAAAGAATACGCCCGCCGGTGGGCCTTCAAAAGCCCCGAACCCGCCGACTTCTTCCGCACCCTCGAAGACGCGTCGGGCGTCGATCTGGACTGGTTCTGGAAAGGCTGGTTCTACGGCACCGAAGCCGTCGATCAGGAACTGCTCGACGTCGACTGGTTTCAGCCCAGCAGCCAGAACCCCGAAGTCGCCAAAGCCGAGGCCCGCACCGCAGCCCAGCGCAGGCTCAACACCATCAGCCGCCAGCGCGATGCGGCCACCAAAGACCAGACCGTCATCGCCCAGGACAGCACCATGACCGACTTCTACAACCGCTACGACCCCTACGCCGTGACCGAGGCCGACAAAAAACGCTATCAGGACTATCTGGCAACGCTGAGCGAGGAGGAGCGTAAGACGCTGGCGAGCAGCAGCCAGACCCACTACTACACGCTCTCGGTGAAGAACAAGGGGGGTCTGCCCATGCCGGTCATCATTCGGATGCAGTTTGAGGACGGCACGGATTCGGTGGCGCGGTTTCCGGCGGAGATCTGGCGGTTCAACGATGTGTCGGTCAAGAAGGTGATCGCCACCAGCAAGAAAGTCACCCAGTGGACGCTCGACCCCTATCAGGAGATTGCCGACATCGATACGGAAAACAATGCGTTCCCGCGTGTTTCGCAACCCACTCGTTTCCAGTTGTTCAAGCAGCGCAGCAACCCCTTTGCGCCACAAGGACCTAACCCGATGCAACAGCAGCGGCAGGCTACTGGCGCAACGCCACCAGCAAGGCAGGGCAGCGGACGGAATTAG
- a CDS encoding MotA/TolQ/ExbB proton channel family protein encodes MKTQTPSPAPAKAAAPKKKSGGLNPALVIPILLLIGILVYMFVFGDGSHFQEGDNTKEPLPGDYFGTVYKGGFIVPILFTCFLTVLVFSIERFITIGRANGTGSIDDFVRKIKSLLDRNEVAAAIAECDKQKGSIGNVVKTALLKYQQLATDTQLDKEQKLAALQKEVEEATTLELPMLEKNLTIIATLASVSTLIALLGTVLGMIRAFAAMGATGQPDTAALSTGISEALVNTALGIGTAAIATIMYSYFTTRIDVLTYNIDEIGLSIQQNFAAHY; translated from the coding sequence ATGAAAACACAAACTCCCTCTCCAGCACCAGCCAAAGCAGCGGCACCCAAAAAGAAGTCGGGCGGTCTGAACCCAGCACTGGTTATTCCCATCCTGCTACTGATCGGGATTCTGGTGTACATGTTCGTCTTCGGCGATGGTAGCCACTTCCAGGAAGGCGACAACACCAAAGAGCCTCTGCCCGGCGATTACTTCGGTACCGTTTACAAGGGAGGGTTCATCGTACCCATCCTGTTCACCTGCTTTCTGACGGTGCTGGTGTTCTCGATTGAGCGGTTCATCACCATCGGTCGTGCAAACGGTACGGGTTCGATTGACGATTTTGTTCGCAAAATCAAAAGCCTGCTCGACCGTAACGAAGTAGCGGCTGCTATTGCCGAGTGCGACAAGCAGAAAGGCTCGATTGGCAATGTGGTAAAAACAGCTCTGCTGAAATATCAGCAACTGGCTACCGACACGCAGTTGGACAAAGAACAGAAGTTAGCGGCTCTGCAAAAAGAGGTTGAAGAAGCTACTACGCTCGAACTGCCGATGCTGGAAAAGAACCTGACCATCATCGCAACACTGGCGTCGGTATCGACTCTTATCGCGCTGCTCGGTACGGTACTTGGTATGATCCGGGCCTTCGCAGCCATGGGTGCTACGGGCCAGCCTGACACAGCCGCTCTGTCGACGGGTATCTCAGAAGCCCTTGTAAACACGGCTTTGGGTATCGGTACGGCGGCTATCGCAACGATCATGTACTCGTACTTTACAACCCGGATCGACGTGTTGACCTACAACATTGACGAAATCGGTTTGAGTATCCAGCAGAACTTCGCGGCTCACTACTAA
- a CDS encoding ExbD/TolR family protein, with translation MAEINTGGGGGKHDGGKVRSKKASTRVDMTPMVDLGFLLITFFILATTLSKPSSMTLNVPDKTKEVETEPIKASNVMTVFLGKDNKAHYIFGKAATEDPEVKTVGYGYEFRQAILENTRKVGSDKFVVVIKPTKESSYRNMVDVLDEMAITKTKRYALVDLLTPDEKTLLKDKVKLDT, from the coding sequence ATGGCAGAAATTAACACTGGCGGTGGTGGTGGTAAGCATGATGGTGGTAAGGTACGGTCAAAGAAAGCGTCAACCCGCGTCGATATGACGCCTATGGTAGACTTGGGCTTTCTCCTTATCACATTCTTCATTCTGGCTACCACCCTGAGCAAGCCATCTTCGATGACGCTCAACGTGCCAGATAAAACAAAAGAAGTTGAAACTGAGCCTATTAAGGCGTCAAACGTAATGACGGTTTTTCTGGGTAAAGACAACAAGGCGCATTATATTTTTGGCAAGGCCGCCACTGAGGATCCCGAAGTGAAAACCGTTGGCTATGGGTATGAATTTCGGCAGGCAATTCTTGAGAATACCCGCAAGGTGGGGAGCGACAAGTTTGTTGTTGTAATCAAGCCTACTAAAGAGTCGAGCTATAGAAATATGGTTGATGTTCTTGATGAAATGGCGATTACCAAAACCAAACGTTATGCGTTGGTTGACCTGCTAACGCCGGATGAGAAGACTCTTCTCAAAGACAAAGTTAAATTAGACACATAA
- a CDS encoding MBOAT family O-acyltransferase produces MPILIAASLVFYMVNQADLLWLLLLSISVNIVASYLVVYGRTDLRLFHATWGVVVNLGILCFFKYGPLLSQTFLPANSTLGETLSALPLPVGISFFTFQGISLVVDTYRNRDVPRFRSLIARNLAQHAQTVFFFKAFFPQLISGPIVKAHFFLPQISRKYWADIQWENCFRTLVVGYFLKMVVADNLKDHTMLITYPYFEGYSSLTLLGLLFGYSMQIFADFAGYSLIALGLAGLFGYTFPANFNFPYVAVSFADFWRRWHISLSSFLREYLYIPLGGNRHGVWRTYLNLMLTMVLGGLWHGAAWSYAVWGFGHGLALALERFVDQHIPLKSTRITQVIRSSVVFSYVTLLWLLFKLPDFNHVVAYCRAIVNNVGKPHDSRVLSLILLYSLGVVGYHVHYLMRSSESHYEPSTWEFVGCGILLFFIITNSGSAGTFIYFQF; encoded by the coding sequence GTGCCGATCTTGATTGCTGCCAGTCTGGTGTTTTACATGGTTAACCAGGCCGATTTGCTCTGGTTGCTACTACTGTCTATATCGGTTAATATAGTTGCCAGCTACCTTGTGGTGTATGGGCGTACCGACCTGCGCCTGTTTCACGCAACCTGGGGTGTGGTGGTTAATCTGGGTATTTTGTGCTTTTTCAAATATGGCCCATTACTAAGCCAAACGTTTTTGCCAGCCAACAGCACGCTCGGTGAAACTCTTTCAGCCCTGCCTTTGCCAGTTGGTATCTCGTTTTTTACGTTTCAGGGGATTAGTCTGGTAGTTGACACCTACCGCAACCGGGACGTTCCCCGGTTTCGGTCGCTTATAGCGCGTAATCTGGCACAACACGCGCAGACGGTGTTTTTTTTCAAAGCATTCTTCCCGCAATTGATTTCCGGCCCTATCGTGAAAGCGCATTTTTTTCTGCCCCAAATCAGCCGGAAATACTGGGCCGACATTCAATGGGAAAACTGCTTTCGTACCTTGGTAGTAGGGTATTTTCTGAAGATGGTAGTGGCCGACAATCTGAAGGACCACACTATGCTTATTACGTACCCCTATTTTGAGGGCTATTCGTCGCTAACTCTGCTGGGCCTGTTGTTTGGCTATTCCATGCAGATTTTCGCCGATTTTGCTGGTTACTCGCTCATTGCGTTAGGGCTGGCGGGTTTATTTGGATATACGTTTCCTGCAAATTTCAATTTCCCTTACGTAGCTGTCTCTTTTGCCGATTTCTGGCGACGCTGGCACATCTCATTATCGAGTTTTCTGCGCGAATACCTATACATTCCGCTTGGAGGCAATCGGCACGGTGTCTGGCGCACATACCTGAATCTGATGCTAACCATGGTATTGGGTGGACTCTGGCACGGCGCGGCCTGGAGTTACGCGGTATGGGGATTTGGACACGGTCTGGCTCTGGCGTTAGAACGATTCGTTGATCAGCACATACCGTTAAAGTCAACCCGCATCACGCAGGTTATTCGCAGCAGCGTCGTGTTTAGTTATGTAACACTGTTGTGGCTCCTGTTCAAACTGCCTGATTTTAACCACGTTGTCGCCTACTGCCGGGCCATAGTTAATAATGTTGGCAAACCTCACGATAGTCGGGTACTAAGCCTGATTCTGCTCTACTCGCTGGGCGTGGTCGGCTACCATGTTCATTATTTGATGCGCTCGTCCGAAAGCCACTACGAACCATCGACCTGGGAGTTTGTGGGCTGCGGCATCCTGCTGTTCTTTATAATTACCAATAGTGGCTCTGCCGGAACGTTCATTTATTTTCAATTCTGA